Below is a genomic region from Citrobacter tructae.
TGTGCAACAGTTCGCGAAACAGGCGGATACGAATCAGGAAAAACAGACAGAACAGCATCAGCGCTGCCCGATCAAAGACCGCCAGCAGCATATTGAATATTTCGTGCACAGGTGACTCTTGCGAATGGATTAAACCTCTATGATAGGTAACCTGAGCGAGGATGACCAGCCTGCTCATAGCGCCTACCTAATGAGGAAAAACCATAATATTAAAAGGGGATTGTAAAGAAAAAGTGAGTTTGCACGACCTCACCAGGTCTGATTGATTTTTAACGTAAATTTTATAGATTCAAAATGTTAATAGTTGGTAACTTTTACAGTTGGCGAAAAATATTTATTTCCCTGTTTATTTTTATTGTTCCTCTTTTAAAGCTGAAAAAAATATTTTGTTTTTCCCTCTCGACAGACGGAATTTATTCAGGCTATTTTCTAAACGTGCCACCATCGTGGCAGCGTCGCTCGGACGGTCCGGGCGCTAACGTGAATCTGAGGATAATATGGCTGACTCCCGCCCTGAACGTCGCTTTACGCGTATTGATCGCCTTCCCCCCTACGTTTTTAACATCACCGCTGAGTTGAAGATGGCTGCGCGTCGGCGCGGCGAAGATATTATCGATTTCAGCATGGGGAACCCGGATGGGGCCACGCCTCCTCACATTGTCGAAAAACTGTGTACCGTGGCGCAGCGCCCGGATACCCACGGTTATTCAACCTCTCGCGGTATTCCGCGTTTACGTCGGGCGATTTCCCGCTGGTACCAGGAACGCTATGACGTCGAGATCGATCCCGAATCCGAAGCCATTGTGACCATCGGCTCCAAAGAGGGGCTTGCGCACCTGATGCTGGCTACGCTTGATCACGGTGACACGGTCCTCGTGCCCAATCCAAGCTATCCGATCCATATTTACGGTGCCGTTATCGCCGGGGCGCAGGTGCGTTCTGTGCCGTTGGTGGAAGGCGTCGACTTCTTTAACGAGCTGGAACGGGCGATCCGTGAAAGCTACCCAAAACCAAAGATGATGATCTTAGGTTTCCCATCCAACCCGACCGCGCAGTGCGTCGAGCTGGAATTCTTTGAAAAAGTGGTCGCCCTGGCTAAGCGCTACGACGTGCTGGTGGTTCACGACCTGGCCTATGCCGATATTGTCTACGATGGCTGGAAAGCGCCGTCGATCATGCAAGTTCCCGGCGCCCGCGATGTGGCTGTCGAATTCTTCACGCTGTCGAAAAGCTATAACATGGCGGGATGGCGTATTGGCTTTATGGTGGGTAACAAAACGCTGGTTAACGCGCTGGCACGTATTAAAAGCTATCACGATTACGGTACTTTTACGCCATTGCAGGTAGCGGCTATTGCCGCACTGGAAGGCGATCAGCAGTGTGTGCGGGATATAGCAGAACAGTATAAGCGTCGTCGCGATGTGTTGGTCAAAGGGCTGCACGAAGCTGGCTGGATGGTAGAAATGCCGAAGGCGTCGATGTATGTCTGGGCAAAAATTCCCGAGCAATATGCCGCGATGGGCTCGCTTGAATTTGCTAAAAAAATGCTGAACGACGCGAAAGTATGCGTATCACCGGGCGTTGGTTTTGGTGATTATGGCGATACCCACGTGCGCTTTGCGTTGATTGAGAACCGTGACCGAATCCGCCAGGCGATCAGGGGGATTAAAGCGATGTTCCGTGCAGATGGCCTGCTGCCCACCAGCACGAAATCAGCTTCTGAAAGTGCCGACTCATCAAACGCGTAACCCACAAATGCAAACAGGAGCCTGAGGGCTCCTGTTTTTTTGCTGCATCTTTTCTTCTAGATCATCAGGGCAAACGTACCGGCCCAAACGATGACCATAAATGAAATGCCCATAAAGAAATATTTCACTTTTCATCTCTCCGCGTACCTTGAGTACGCCTAAATGAACATATGCTTACCTGACAGAGAGCTGATGCAAGCGTGAACGAGATAGAGAATATCCCTCGTTTGCTTGGCTGCATCACCTCAGAATTCTGAGCGTTAATGCTCCAGACGGCGCTAATGTACGCCTAAAAATGAGGTGAGACAAGAGGCATTTTTTTATTTAATTTTAATAACTTACAGGTGTCGTGATTCGGCGACAGTTTAATTTCTGTCGGTAATAAATTGCTATTGAGCGACGTAATGGTTACTCAGAGAATTCTCATATCGCCATGATGTTAATGCGGTTAATTTTTCGCTGAATTAGATAATGAAAAGGTTAAAAATGACCAGGTTAATGATGCTAGCGCTCGTTCTTACTCCATTGACGTCGATAGCGGCCTCGCCGCTGGCGTTTAATTTCAGCTGCGCAAGTATTGGTGGTGTGAATAGTGATGGTGAAGGTAATGTCTGGATTGATGGTACAAAAGCGACCATTAAGACGTTCAACGAAAATTACTGGGAAGCTAAAAGCGGTAAAAATACCGTATCCATCTCCCGCAATAGTGATGGGAATCCGGATGTATCCTGGACAGGGCCGAATCGAAAGCATGGGATTTGTTTGCCCGAGGATGAGAAGAATTTTGCTCCGGCAAAAAAATCAGCCAGCGCTGGTCCGTCTTACTCATGCTCGACGGTCGACAAGGGAAGCATGGAAGAGATTATTTGTCAGAGTCCATCACTTTCCGCAATGGATTTAAAACTGAATGGCATCTACAAACAGGCGTTGGTTAAATCAAACAATGACTCGATGCTGAAAGCGGAGCAGCGTGGCTGGATCAAAGGTCGCAACGAGTGCTGGAAAGAGCAGGATAAGCCCGCCTGTCTTTCTCGGGAATACAGCCAGCGGATGACTGAACTACAGAATAAATGGAGCGTTAAGTAATTCAGTCGCAAAAAAAAGAAAGGCCATGAGGCCTTTCTTTTTAGATATATAACGAAGATTCACCCATCGGGCGGGTTTTGAAACGACGATGGATCCAGAGATACTGCTCGGGTGCGCGCATGATCTCTTTCTCAATAATTTTGTTCATATAAGCCGCTGCCAGGCCTTCATCATCCGGGTAACCTTCCATCTCCGGCGTGATAAACAGACGGTAGCCGGAATTGTCCGTTTTTCTCACCATGGTGACGGTCAACATCGCAGCACCTGATAAACGTGACAGCACGTAGGTACCATTGGTCGTCGCGACGTCTTTGACGGCGAAAAATGGGGCAAATGAACTGCCTTTACGACCGTAGTCCTGATCGGGTGCAAACCATACGGCTTCTCCTTTTTTCAAGGCGCCGACAATACCGCGCAGGTTATTTCTGCCGATCATGGCTTTGTTTGAGCGCATCCGTCCACGGGTTTGGATCCACTCCATTAACTTATTGTTATGCGGGCGATAGGTCGCCATCATTGGCTGGCAAAGCCCCATGACGCGGCCCCCCAGCTCCAGTGACATAAAGTGTACACCGACCACCATCACGCCACGTTTTTGCGACTGCGCACGCTTCAGGTTGTCCAGACCTTCTACGTCAAACCACTTACGCACCCGGCGGTCAGGCCAGAACCAGGCCATGCCGGTTTCAAGCAGCGCCATGCCGAGTGAACGAAAATTCTCTTCAATCAGCTTGTCTCGTTCTTCTTGTGACAGATTCGGGAAGCACAGTTCGAGGTTTTTACGGGCAATAGATTCACGACGTTTTAAAAATGGGCGTGCAAGCGTTCCGGTACGCGTACCCAGAAAGCACAATACAGGGTAGGGGAGTTGCACCAGTAACCAGAGTACACCGACACCAAACCATGTGAGCCAGTAGCGCGGATGCAAAAACGCGCGTGAAAATTTACATTGGGGGAACATAAGCACCTGTTGTTGATACGAATAAGATGTATCGCGAAGATTCTGTGTCTACAACGTTACACTCTGATACTGATCGTTAGGCCACCATGAAGGACAATGGTTCCTGTAAAGAGTGTAAAACTTAGTCAGGATAAAACCACGGGGGGACATGAATGATCGGACACATAATGTATCACTTGGGGATTAATGTCAGCCAGAGATAAATACTCAAGAAGCGTAAATGTTTTTGGCCGGCAAGAAAAAATGAAATGAGAGATAATTTGTTGTTTTTATGATGGTTAAATACCTGTCAGCGGACAATGGCGTATTTATTGTAACAAAAATGTTGCTTCGATTGCCTGCGCATAGGAATTGTCTTAGACTATAAATTCAAGGAGTGTAAGGACTTACGTGAAGTTTTATGGCAAACAGGAGGTACCGCTATGCTCTATTTCTGGACCTTTCTCGTATTGAGCATTTTGTGCGTTAGTTGCTATATCTGGCAGGTTTTGGGTGCGTTGGCATCCATCAGTTCTTTAATCGGCATGGCTATCCTGGCGGCATTAATTTACTACGTTACCATGTGGTTGACCCATGGTGATGAAATGGTCACGGGAATATTTCTTTTTCTGGCCCCGACCTGTGGGCTGATCATTCGCTTTATGGTCGGTGACGGTAAGCATTAAATCGACGTGTCATTATTGATAATAACAATGAATGTCACGTGGCTGTTTATTCGTATAAAATGTGCACATTCTGAAGTGCCAGCACCGCTGGCACTTTTGTTATCGACCGAAAACAGATTACCGGGCATCAGCAAGCTGTAACGCGGCTTCTTCTTGCTGGGCATCTTTTCGCTGTTGTTCCAACTCCAGCGCGCCACGGTGAGACAAGTAGCAGAACACGATACAGCAGACGATCCCACCCATCAGCAGATAAAAACCCCCGTGCCAGCCCATTTTGTCGACCATCACGCCAAAGAGACTGGTTCCCAGTGATGCGCCAAAAATGTAGCTCATAAATCCGCGTAACCCTACGGCTGAACCGACGGCGAAGCTGGGGACGATTTCCATGGTCTGCACAGATGCCAGGAACTGAGGAACGTAGATCAGGCAACCGACAATGGCGGCGAAAATGGTCACCATCAGCAGGGATTCACTTTTCCAGTAGCCGATCAGACAGACGAAGATCAGTGCCATACAAATCATCGCCAGCGGCATCCTACGCCCCTTAAACAGTTTGTCGGTGAGCCAACCTGCGAGCAGTGTAGAAGGAATAGCCGCCCATTCGAAAAACAGAAAAGCCACGCTCATTTGTTCTTTCGAGAAATGTTTTTCGGTTAACAGATAAATCGGCAACCAACTGATCATGCCAAAGCGCACCATATAGACAAATACGTCCACCATAGAGACATACCAGGCATTTTTATTTCGTAGCACATAGGTGCAAAAGATCTGGAAGGCGCTCATATTTTCCGGTGCCTGGGTGACATGTCGGGCGTTGAGCACGACTTTTTCTTCCGGCATCATTTCTTCCAGCGGCGGTAAACCTTCTTGTCGCGGCGAACCTTTACCCAACATCAGAACAATAAAGGCAAACAGCACGGCGATGCAGGCGGGGACAATATAGCTGGCGCTTTGCCAGTGTTCGCTACCCAGAATGGCAAAAGCCGTGCCCACAATCGGGGCGACAATACCACCGCCAACGTTGTGCGAGATATTCCAGAATGCGCCAACACGCCCACGTTCTTTACGCGGGAACCAGTTGGCAATGGTTATAAACGAAGGGCCTACTCCCATCCCCTGGAATAAACCGTTGAACACCACCAGTGTGGCAAAAATCCAGAATCCGGTGCTGAAACCCAAACCAACGTTCACAATGGCGCACAGGATCAGGCCGCATGCCATAAAGACTTTAGGGCTGGCTTTATCGGCCAGGCTGCTCATAATGCCTTTACTGATCCCGTAGGCAATTAGCATGCAGCTGCTGAGCAAACCAATCTGGGTTGCACTGAGATCCAGGTGTTCTTTCAGGTACGGCGTAGAGAGGGTGAAGTTATTACGTACAATATAGTACGCAAGATAACCGAGAAATACGCTAAGCAGCGCCTGCATACGGTATCGGCCATATGTCGCCTGAACTTGCTCTGGCGGAACTTTATTTGCCGAGGTTCCTGTCTTAAATATTGATAGCATATCATCACCTAACTTTTTATTGATGTGAATATCAGGAGTTTTCGTCAAGCAGGGTGAAATAGACGGTGATGAAATTCAACTCGATGAAATGTGTCAATATTGACTCAATTTATGCAAGGAACGGCTAATTTTGACTCTTTTAAATTAACGGGAATGCGGAGTGGTTATTTTTAGCCGGATTTTATAACCGGCATGTGCGGGTACTAACAATTTTAATCGGTATTTTAAGGTATTCTTTAGCCATGTTTTCGCATTCAGCCTGGTTATTTTGATAACCACCTTACCCTTCCCATGAGTTGCGGTAAACGGGTAAATTTTGTCTCAATATTATTTTTATAACATGTTGGTATTTATGAACGAGATCACAAACAGGGTTTTCGACCGGGGGCGGATTTTTATGTTTTCGCTCTGTTTTACGTTGCTGTCGGCGGTAAGCCAGACACAGGGTAAAGAGTTAGTCATGGCAACGACGTTTTCTCCAGGCGCGACGGCATGGATTATCCAGCAATGGCAAACTGAGTCCGGTTCGGTGATGATTCGGACGCTAAACCGGACCAGCGCTTCTTTGGAACAACTGCTCGATACGGCGAATGCGGATAATGTTGATCTGATTTTGACCTCATCCCCGATGTTGTTGCAGCATTTGCAGGAGCATCAGAAGTTGGCTCCGTTTGACAATGCGCTGCCGGAAAGCCAGCGTCTGGTTCCTGAATCCATCCGTTCTACGTCCGTAGCGGTGGCGATATCGGGTTTTGGCCTGCTGATTAATCGTTCTGCGCTGGCGACGCGGCATTTACCTGCCCCAACAGACTGGGGAGATTTAACGCATCCCAGATATCAGGGGGCGCTATTGATGAGTAGTCCGTCGCGTTCCGATACCAACCATCTGATGGTGGAGTCTCTGTTGCAGCAAAAAGGGTGGGAACAAGGTTGGGCGACGCTGCTGGCGAGTGCAGGTAATCTGGTGACGATTTCATCGCGCAGCTTCGGCGTCGCTGACAAAATTAAGAGCGGACTGGGCGTCGCCGGACCGGTGATTGATAACTACGCCAATTTGCTGCTCAACGACCCGCATCTGGCGTTTAACTATTTTCCACAGTCTGCGGTGTCGCCAACCTATGTGGCCGTGTTGAAGAACAGCCAGCATGCCGGTGAAGCTCGTCGTTTTATCCGCTATTTGTTGAGTCCTCAAGGGCAGCAAATCCTTGCTGATGCGAATACGGGAAAATACCCGGTCACGCTGTTGCCCGCCAATAACCCGCGCGCCGCTCAGCAGGCCATCCTGATGAATCAGCCGCCGTTGAATTATCGCCTGATCCTGAAACGCCAGCAGCTGGTGCAGCGGATGTTTGATACCGCTATCAGTTTTCGTCTTGCACAGTTGAAGGATGCCTGGCGAGCGTTATATAGCGCTGAAGCGCGGCTGAAACGTCCTCTTCCTGAAATCAGATCGTTATTAACCCGCGTTCCGATAGACGCCAGGAGCAGCGAAGATGAGGCCTGGCTTGCGCAATTCGATAGTAAAAGCATTGCTGAACAGCAGATGATGGAGTGGCAGTTGTGGTTTCTCAATAATCAGCGCGAGGCTATCTCGAAATTGGAAGAATTAAAATGAAAGGTGGGTCGCTACTGCAACATCTACGTCAGCTCAGCATCAGCAGCAGTCTGCGGGGGGCTTTTCTGACAGGGGCGTTGCTGACGTTAAGCGTGAGTTGTGTGAGCTTGTATTCCTGGCATGAGCAGGGCTCGCAGATCCGCTATTCGCTGGATGACTACTTCCCACGCGTCCATTCCGCTTTTCTGATTGAAGGAAATCTTAACCTGGTGGTGGATCAGCTCAACGAATTCTTGCTTGCTCCCAACACCACGGTAAGGCTGCAACTGCGTAACCAGATAATCCAACATCTGGATAAAATTGAGGCGCTAAGTCGGGGATTACAACCCGCGGAACAGCAGCAGCTGGCGGTCATTTTGCAGGACAGCCGTACCCTGGTGACGAAGCTGGATAGAGTGCTCTACAACATGTTCCTGGTGCGTGAAAAAGTGAGTGAACTGTCCGCGCGCATCGACTGGCTGCATGATGATTTTACGACCGAGCTGAATTCACTGGTGCAGGATTTTACCTGGCAGCAGGGAACATTGTTGGATCAAATCGAGGCCAAAAATGGCGATGCGGCGCAGTACCTGAAACGTGCCCGGGAAGTACAAAACGAACAGCAGCAGGTTTACACGCTGGCGAGAATTGAGAATCAAATCGTCGATGATCTACGCGACAGGCTGAACGAACTGAAGTCAGGCAGCGATGACGGTATGCTGGTGGAAACCCACATTCGGTATCTGGCGAATTTGAAAACAACGGCGGATGAAAATATCCGTACGCTGGATGACTGGCCCAGTACGATAACGTTGCGTCAAACCATCGATGAGTTGCTGGAAATCGGCATGATGAAAAATAAAATGCCCGACACGATGCGCGATTATGTGGCCGCGCAAAAGGCTCTCGTTGATGCTAATCATGCCAGAGAAGCAACTCTCGGGCGCTTTCGTACTTTGCTCGAGGCGCAACTGGGCAGCAGCCATCAGCAAATGCAGATGTTTAATCAGCGTCTGGAGCAAATTGTTCGCGTCAGCGGTGGGCTAATATTACTGGCGACAATGCTGGCGCTGCTTCTTGCCTGGACACTCAACCACTACTTTATCCGCTCACGACTGGTGAAGCGTTTTACTGCACTGAACCAGGCTGTGGTACAGATTGGTCTCGGCAGAACAGATGCGACGATCCCGGTGTATGGTCGTGATGAGTTAGGGCGCATTGCGGGCTTGCTGCGCCATACGCTGGGGCAGCTTAATACGCAAAAAAATCAGCTTGAGCAGGAAGTGGCTGAGCGTAAGGAGATTGAATCCGATCTCCGTGCCACGCAGGATGAGCTGATTCAGACGGCGAAACTGGCGGTGGTCGGCCAGACAATGACCACTCTGGCGCATGAAATTAACCAACCGCTGAACGCGCTATCGATGTACTTGTTTACGGCGGGAAGGGCCATTGAGCAGGGGCAGTCAGCGCAGGCGAGAAGCACCTTAACTAAAGCGGAAGGGTTGATTACCCGCATTGACGCCATCATTCGTTCGCTGCGCCAGTTTGCGCGCCGGGCCGAGCCGGGTGCGCCGTTGCATCCGGTCGATTTGCGGCAAACGTTTAGTGCAGCCTGGGAACTGTTGGCGATGCGCCATAAGCCTCAGCAGGGCAGGCTGACGCTCCCGCCAGTGGCTGTATGGGTTCTCGGTGATGAGGTGAGAATTCAGCAGGTGCTGGTTAATGTGCTGGCTAACGCGCTCGACGCCTGTCCGGCTGCGGCTGAGATTGAGGTGTGCTGGCGAGCTGAGGGCAAAACCCTGTGCGTATTGGTCAGCGATAATGGCCCCGGCTGGCCGCCAGCGTTGTTACCCTCGCTATTGAAGCCGTTCACCACCAGTAAAGATGTTGGCCTTGGTATTGGCTTGTCGATTTGTGTATCGCTGATGACGCAAATGAACGGCGAGCTACGCCTGGCGTCAACGCTGGGGCGCAATGCCTGCGTGGTCCTGCAATTCAACCTGACGGATGTAAACGATGTTGAATGATGAATGTTCTATTCTGCTGATTGATGACGATGCCGATGTGCTTGATGCTTACACTTTGTTATTGGAGCAGGCGGGTTATCG
It encodes:
- the ypdK gene encoding membrane protein YpdK yields the protein MKYFFMGISFMVIVWAGTFALMI
- a CDS encoding lysozyme inhibitor LprI family protein → MKRLKMTRLMMLALVLTPLTSIAASPLAFNFSCASIGGVNSDGEGNVWIDGTKATIKTFNENYWEAKSGKNTVSISRNSDGNPDVSWTGPNRKHGICLPEDEKNFAPAKKSASAGPSYSCSTVDKGSMEEIICQSPSLSAMDLKLNGIYKQALVKSNNDSMLKAEQRGWIKGRNECWKEQDKPACLSREYSQRMTELQNKWSVK
- the alaC gene encoding alanine transaminase, translating into MADSRPERRFTRIDRLPPYVFNITAELKMAARRRGEDIIDFSMGNPDGATPPHIVEKLCTVAQRPDTHGYSTSRGIPRLRRAISRWYQERYDVEIDPESEAIVTIGSKEGLAHLMLATLDHGDTVLVPNPSYPIHIYGAVIAGAQVRSVPLVEGVDFFNELERAIRESYPKPKMMILGFPSNPTAQCVELEFFEKVVALAKRYDVLVVHDLAYADIVYDGWKAPSIMQVPGARDVAVEFFTLSKSYNMAGWRIGFMVGNKTLVNALARIKSYHDYGTFTPLQVAAIAALEGDQQCVRDIAEQYKRRRDVLVKGLHEAGWMVEMPKASMYVWAKIPEQYAAMGSLEFAKKMLNDAKVCVSPGVGFGDYGDTHVRFALIENRDRIRQAIRGIKAMFRADGLLPTSTKSASESADSSNA
- the pgtC gene encoding phosphoglycerate transport regulator PgtC — translated: MFSLCFTLLSAVSQTQGKELVMATTFSPGATAWIIQQWQTESGSVMIRTLNRTSASLEQLLDTANADNVDLILTSSPMLLQHLQEHQKLAPFDNALPESQRLVPESIRSTSVAVAISGFGLLINRSALATRHLPAPTDWGDLTHPRYQGALLMSSPSRSDTNHLMVESLLQQKGWEQGWATLLASAGNLVTISSRSFGVADKIKSGLGVAGPVIDNYANLLLNDPHLAFNYFPQSAVSPTYVAVLKNSQHAGEARRFIRYLLSPQGQQILADANTGKYPVTLLPANNPRAAQQAILMNQPPLNYRLILKRQQLVQRMFDTAISFRLAQLKDAWRALYSAEARLKRPLPEIRSLLTRVPIDARSSEDEAWLAQFDSKSIAEQQMMEWQLWFLNNQREAISKLEELK
- a CDS encoding YfdY family protein yields the protein MLYFWTFLVLSILCVSCYIWQVLGALASISSLIGMAILAALIYYVTMWLTHGDEMVTGIFLFLAPTCGLIIRFMVGDGKH
- the pgtP gene encoding phosphoglycerate transporter PgtP yields the protein MLSIFKTGTSANKVPPEQVQATYGRYRMQALLSVFLGYLAYYIVRNNFTLSTPYLKEHLDLSATQIGLLSSCMLIAYGISKGIMSSLADKASPKVFMACGLILCAIVNVGLGFSTGFWIFATLVVFNGLFQGMGVGPSFITIANWFPRKERGRVGAFWNISHNVGGGIVAPIVGTAFAILGSEHWQSASYIVPACIAVLFAFIVLMLGKGSPRQEGLPPLEEMMPEEKVVLNARHVTQAPENMSAFQIFCTYVLRNKNAWYVSMVDVFVYMVRFGMISWLPIYLLTEKHFSKEQMSVAFLFFEWAAIPSTLLAGWLTDKLFKGRRMPLAMICMALIFVCLIGYWKSESLLMVTIFAAIVGCLIYVPQFLASVQTMEIVPSFAVGSAVGLRGFMSYIFGASLGTSLFGVMVDKMGWHGGFYLLMGGIVCCIVFCYLSHRGALELEQQRKDAQQEEAALQLADAR
- the pgtB gene encoding two-component system sensor histidine kinase PgtB, whose amino-acid sequence is MKGGSLLQHLRQLSISSSLRGAFLTGALLTLSVSCVSLYSWHEQGSQIRYSLDDYFPRVHSAFLIEGNLNLVVDQLNEFLLAPNTTVRLQLRNQIIQHLDKIEALSRGLQPAEQQQLAVILQDSRTLVTKLDRVLYNMFLVREKVSELSARIDWLHDDFTTELNSLVQDFTWQQGTLLDQIEAKNGDAAQYLKRAREVQNEQQQVYTLARIENQIVDDLRDRLNELKSGSDDGMLVETHIRYLANLKTTADENIRTLDDWPSTITLRQTIDELLEIGMMKNKMPDTMRDYVAAQKALVDANHAREATLGRFRTLLEAQLGSSHQQMQMFNQRLEQIVRVSGGLILLATMLALLLAWTLNHYFIRSRLVKRFTALNQAVVQIGLGRTDATIPVYGRDELGRIAGLLRHTLGQLNTQKNQLEQEVAERKEIESDLRATQDELIQTAKLAVVGQTMTTLAHEINQPLNALSMYLFTAGRAIEQGQSAQARSTLTKAEGLITRIDAIIRSLRQFARRAEPGAPLHPVDLRQTFSAAWELLAMRHKPQQGRLTLPPVAVWVLGDEVRIQQVLVNVLANALDACPAAAEIEVCWRAEGKTLCVLVSDNGPGWPPALLPSLLKPFTTSKDVGLGIGLSICVSLMTQMNGELRLASTLGRNACVVLQFNLTDVNDVE
- the lpxP gene encoding kdo(2)-lipid IV(A) palmitoleoyltransferase, whose protein sequence is MFPQCKFSRAFLHPRYWLTWFGVGVLWLLVQLPYPVLCFLGTRTGTLARPFLKRRESIARKNLELCFPNLSQEERDKLIEENFRSLGMALLETGMAWFWPDRRVRKWFDVEGLDNLKRAQSQKRGVMVVGVHFMSLELGGRVMGLCQPMMATYRPHNNKLMEWIQTRGRMRSNKAMIGRNNLRGIVGALKKGEAVWFAPDQDYGRKGSSFAPFFAVKDVATTNGTYVLSRLSGAAMLTVTMVRKTDNSGYRLFITPEMEGYPDDEGLAAAYMNKIIEKEIMRAPEQYLWIHRRFKTRPMGESSLYI